The stretch of DNA ACCTCACCCGTCTCACCCGCCCGTTCCTGCTGCGCCGCCGCAAGTCCGACCCTGGGATCGCCCCCGAACTCCCGGCCAAGACCGAGACCGACCACCCCGTCGCCCTCACCCGTGAGCAGGCCGCCCTGTACGAGGCGCAGGTACGCGAGGCCATGGCCCTCATCGAGAAGGCGGACGGCATCGCCCGCCGCGGCCTGGTCCTCAAACTCCTCACCGCGCTCAAGCAGATCTGCAACCACCCCGCCCACTACCTGCGCGAGGCCGGCCCGCTGCCCGGCCGCTCGGGCAAACTGGAACTCCTCGACGAACTGCTCGACACGGTGGTGGCCGAAGGCGAGGGCGCCCTGGTCTTCACCCAGTACACGCAGATGGGCAAGCTCCTTCAGCAGCACTTCGCCGACCGCGGCGTCCGTGCCCGCTACCTGCACGGCGCCACCGCCGTCCCCCGGCGCGAGGAGATGGTCGCCGCCTTCCAGCAGGGCGAGTTCCCCGTCTTCCTGCTCTCCCTGAAGGCCGCCGGCACCGGCCTCAACCTCACCCGCGCCACCCACGTGATCCACTACGACCGCTGGTGGAACCCGGCTGTCGAGGACCAGGCCACCGACCGCGCCTACCGGATCGGCCAGGACCGCGCTGTCCAGGTCCACCGCCTCACCACCCAGGGCACCGTCGAGGACAAGGTCGCCCGCCTGCTCGGTGCCAAGCGCGCCCTCGCGGACCAGGTCATCGCCTCCGGTGAGGCCGCCCTGACCGAACTCTCCGACGCAGACCTCGCCGAACTCGTCGCGCTCTCCAAGGAGTTCGAGGAATGACCCCCGCCCGCAAGGCACCCCGTACCGGCAGCCGCGCCTTCGCCGCCACCTGGTGGGGGCAGGCCTGGGTGGACGCCCTGGAGGCCTCCACCCTCGATTCCGGCCGCCTCTCCCGCGGCCGCACCTACGCCCGCAAAGGCATGGTCGGCCCGGTCACCGTCACCCCCGGTGTGCTGCGCGCCGAGGTCGAGGGCAGCACCCCCTGGCCGTACGACGCCGCGGTGCACCTGCGCGTCCTCACCGACGCCCAGTGGGACACCCTCCTCGCCGCCATCGCCGCCCAGGCCGGCCGCACCGCCGCCCTCCTCGACGGCGAGATGCCCACCGACCTCGTCGACGACGCCCGCACCGCCGGCATCCCCCTGCTGCCCGAGCCGAGCGAACTCGACCCCGAGTGCTCCTGCCCCGACTGGGGCTACCCCTGCAAGCACGCCGCCGCCCTGTGCTACGCCACCGCCGCCCACCTCGACGACGACCCCTTCTGGCTCTTCACCCTCCGCGGCCGCACCAAGGACACCGTCCTCGCCGCGCTGCGCACCCGGCGCCAGGCCCGCACAGGCGCCGCGCCGGAAACCGGCGGCACGCCCCGCGGCCAGGGCGTGCCCGCCCGCGACGCGTTCGCCTCCTTCGACGGCGTCTTCACCCCGCCCGCCCCACAGACCGAGGGAACCGAGAGCCCGCCCGCCGACCCCGCCGACCCCGGGTCGGTCCCTTCCCCCCTCACGACCACGCCCCCACCCGACGCCCCCTTCACCCTCGACGACCTCGAAGCCCTCACCCGGGACACCGCTCAGCGCGCCCGCGCCCTTGCGGCCGGACACACCGCCTCCCTCACCTGCACCCCGCTCGACGACGCCGTACGCCTCGCCGCGAGCGGCGTCGGCGAGCACTGGTTCCATCAACTCGTACGCTCCACCGGCCTGCCTCCATTCGACTTCGCCCGCCTGGTCCGCGCCCAGCGCCACGGCGGCCCGGCCGGCGTCGCCGTCGCCCGCGCGCCCCTCACCCCCGACCCCGCTACCATGGCCGCGGCCCGCGCCGCCCTCTGCGACCCCGACAACGCCGACAACGCGGAGACCGAGGACGACACCGCGGGCACCGTGCGGGTACGCGTCTGGCGCAACCGTCTCACCGCCGATGACGAGGGCGTCCAGATCCGCCTCGGCCCCGACAACCGATGGCATCCCTACCTCCGCGAAGGACGCGGCTCCACCACCCGATGGTGGCCCTGTGCCCCCGCCACAGCCGACCCCGTCGCCGCCCTCGTCGCGGCCCGTACCGCCGCCACGCGGAACTGACGGATTAAGCTGGCCGGGGCGCCCGAAGGAGGACACGATGACGACCGCATGGGACGCGCTCCCGCCCTGGATGCTGCCGCCTCGGCCGAGTGGTTGGGAGGCCGATGACCTCGACAACGCACCCGACCTCCCACGACACACCGAGCTGATCGATGGAGCGCTGATCTTCATGATGTCCCCGCAGCGGTCCTGGCACGCCCGCGTCGTCACCCGGCTTACGACCGCACTGGACGATCAAGCTCCCGAGGGATTCGTGATCGACCGGGAGATGACGGTCAAGCTGAACGAGAAGAACCGCCCGAGCCTGACGTCCTCGCTGTCACGGCCCCATACGACCCGAACCGTACGTGCTACCTCCCCGACCAGGTCGCCCTCGCCATCGAAGTCGTCTCGGATGAGTCCGCCGACCGCGACCGGTCGCTGAAGCCGTTCAAGTACGCGCAGGCGGGTATTCGGCACTACTGGCGTGTCGAGGACGAAAACGGCCTCCCCGTCATCCACACGTACGAGCTGGACGACACCACCCGCACCTACGTAGCCACCGGTATTAGCCGCGATCGCATGAAGACCGCGGTCCCTTTCGGCATCGACATCGACTTGCCCCGTCTCGTCCGCTGATCACCAAAACCTCCGAAGGATGCCGCGGCCTTCAGGCTGGGGAGGAATTCGGTCGCCCGCGGAGCGGGACAGGGAATGCCGTTTCGCCGACGGGCGAACCGGCGTCGACTGTCGTGCGACGCCGATAGGTTGGCGCGCGTGACGACGCAGCAGCAGGAGACGGCGGACGCCGGGTGTGCCCGGTACGTCTACCGGCTGCGCGTGTCCGCCACCGCCGAGAAGTTGCTGACGGGCGAGTGGGGGCGCTGCCGCTGGATCTGGAACGAGTGCGTCGCCCGGTCCAAGAAGGCGTTCGCCGACGGCGAGACGTGCGGCCCGGCGCGGCTGGACACGATGCTGACCGAGGCCCGCGCCGGCAACGCCTGGCTGCGCGAGGGCTCCTCGGTTCCGCAGCAGCAGATCATCCGGGACTTCGGCAGGTCCCGCGCCAAGGCGCTGAAGGACATCAAGGCGGGGCTGCCGATGCGCCGGCGAGCCGGAATGCCCGGACATAAGAAGCTCAAGGACTCCCGGCCGAGCCTGAACTACACGCGGCGCGGCTTCCGGCTCAAGGACGGGCGGCTGCACCTGGCGGGCGGCATCAGCCTGACGGTGGTGTGGTCGCGGCAGCTTCCGGCCTACCCGTCGTCGGTGCGCGTGTACCGCGACAGCCTCGGCCACTGGTACGCAAGCTTTGTCCTTCCGACAGAGGTGCAGCCGCTGCCGCGCACCGGGGCGGTGATCGGTGTCGACTGGGGTGTGAAGGAGCTTGCGACCACGACCTCCGATGCCCACGATCTTCCGCATCCGCAGCACGGGAGGAAGGCCGCGGGGAAGCTGGCCCGCTACCAGCGGATGATGTCCCGCCGGAAGCCGCACAGGGGCCAGGCCGCTTCGAAGGGCTACCGCAAGGCGCAGCGGCAGGCCGCGAAGCTGCACCAGAAGATCGCCCGGCAGCGGCAGGACACCGGCCGCAAGTGGGCCAAGGCAGTGGTCCGCGACCACGATGCCATCGCGGTGGAGGACTTCCACCCGAAGTTCCTCGCCAAGTCCTCGATGGCCCGCAAGGCGGCTGACGCGGCGATCGGCGCCACGAAGAAGGCCCTGGTCGAAATGGGCCGCAAGCACGGCCGTGCCGTGTACCTGGTCAACCCCGCGCACACCACGAGGGACTGCGCACGGTGCGGTGCGAGAGCCAAGCACGCACTCCTCCTTTCGGAACGTACCTACACGTGCACCGCGTGCGGAGCCCTCTCGCCGAGAGACAAGAACTCCGCATCCGTGATGCTCGTCCGGGCTGGTCTGACCCCGGCTGGTGCTGAGGGCGTAAGACCGTCTGGAGCGCTGCTCCAGAGGGCTGCCTGAGCCAGGAATCCCCCGCCTTCAGGCGAGGGAGCAGTCAAGTAGTTGTCGCCAGTCGTTCTTCTCGGTGCCGTCCGGGACCAGCGCTATCCGCGGTGGATGATCTGTCCGCGGTGGGCGGGCGGGGTGCGGTGGAGGGCGACCAGTGCAGCGTCGTCGTCGAGGCGTCCGCCGGAGTGGGCGAGGAGGTCGCGTCGGATGTGATGCAGAAGCGACTCCGGTCCGGCTTGGGGCCATTGCGCGACGCGTTCCGCGAGGGGGTAGAAGCGGCCGCGGGTGTCGCGGGCCTCGATGACGCCGTCGGTGTAGAGCAGGAGGGTGTCGCCGGGCTCGAAGGAGAACACGTCCAGGCTGTGGTCTCCCGAGCCCGTCAAGCCGACCCCCATCGGGGGTGCGGGCTGCAGGCTGGGAACGGTGACCGAGCGGCCGGTGCTGATCAGCAGTGGCGGCGGGTGCCCGCAGCTGGTCATCCGGGTGACCGGGTCCGTGTCGGGGATCTCCACGAGCAGGGCGGTGGCGAAGCGTTCGCCGGCCTCCTCTGCCGGCTCGGACTCGGTCAGGTAGCGGGTCACGCTCTGCTCCACGGTGGCGGCGAGCTCCGGCAGGGAGGCCTGCCGGTGGGCGCCCTCGCGGAAGGCTCCAAGTAGCACTGCGGCCTCGCCGATGGCGGGAAGTCCTTTGCCTCGCACGTCGCCGATCAGGATGCGCACCGTGCCGTCGGTGCGGGCGACCGCGTACAGGTCGCCACCGATCTGCGCTTCGGCTTCGGCGGGCAGGTACAGGCTGGCGACTTTCAGGGGGCCGATCTGTTCGGGTAGCGGCCACAGCAGGACGCGCTGTGCGGCCTCGGCCACCGACCGGACCTGGGCCAATTGTGCTCGGCGCCGGTCGCGGAGCGCACTGTAGATCACGACCGTCACCGAGAGCACAATGAGCGTGACGATCTGCACGATGCGGTTCAGGTCTCCCAGACCGGCCTGAAAGTGGGAGATGAGTACAAGGGCCGCTACCGCCAGCGCTCCGATGAGGCCGGTAGTCCGGGGCCCGGCGAACGATGGGGTCAGCGCAGGCGCGATGACTAGCGCAGGCTCGAGATAGATGTACTGGGGAATGCTGAGGTCCACGACCGTGATCACCACAATGAGCGTGACTGGAAGCAGCACCAGCGCATGATTCGTTTTCCACGGCTGCCGCAGACCGACAAGGCTCTGCCGGGGACTCATGCCTTCCACTCTGCCTTGCCCGCGGTCGGTCGGCCATTGTGTGCCGGGTGTGAGGGAGGGAGCGGTTCGAAGCCGCTCCCTCCCTCTTGCCGTCAGGCGCGCTCGAACCGGTCCAGCTCGCCGTCGTCGCCGACCGCGGCCACGAGCTCGGTCAGGACCAGGACGGGCAGCGCGGCATGGGCGGTCTTGAAAGTTTCAGAGGTGATCGCAGCGCCGAACACTACAGGCGACTCAATGGCGGTGATGCCACCAGAAGAGCGCGAGTGTTCCAAGCCCGCTCAGGCTCGCCCTCAGCGCATCCCGGAGAAGGTCCTCCGCGGCGGAGGTCAGGAGGCGGCGGAAGTGGAGGAGCGCGGGCAGCTGCTTGAGGCGAGTGTGTATGCGATCACGCTGGCCGAGGTGCGCGGGTAGCTGCTTGAGGTGAGTGCGTATGTGATCACGCTGGCGGGACATACGCGCGATCTTCGGCGCGCGGAGGCACGACCGTACCCGCACCGCCTATGCGTCGACCGTCACCCGGTCCCTCAGCCTGCCGGACCGGCGCAATTTTACAGATGCGCGCGGCAGGGCCGGGCCCGTAGCGTGGCCGCATGCCGAAACCTCAGCACATCGTGCACATCACCGAGCGCTCACTATGGGAGACGGCTCGTGAGTCCGGCACCTACGAGATGTCCACCCGCGGCCGCACGCTCCAGCAGGAGGGGTTCGTCCACTTCTCCACCCGCGACCAGCTCCCGCGTATCGCGGCCTTCCTCTACGGCGACTACGAGGGCCCCGACGAGTTGGTGGTGCTGGTCGTGGACCCGGCCCGGCTTGATGTCCCGCTGAGGTACGAGGCCATGCCGCCGAACGGCGAGGAGTTCCCGCACGTGTACGGGGCAGTGCCGGTCGAGGCCGTGGTGGGCGTCGAGCCCTGGGGGTGAGCGAACAGGGAGGGGTGCGCCGCCGCTTGGTGTTGGTGATGACCGAGGGGCCGGGAGAGCTAGCAGTGAGAGCAGGTCCGCTAGATGTGATGTCTCATGACGTTGGTTCCACGAACTCCTCGAACGTGAGCTGCTGCGGGAGCGTGTCGAGTGGTTCCGGCGGCTGGTCGAAGGTAACGCGGTTGTCGCCGCCGGAGGTCCGGCTGATGGGTGGTCGGCCTCCGAGCGCGGCGTGCGGCCGCTCGTGGTTGTAGTAGTTCAGGAAGTCCGCGAGTGCCGTGCGGCGTTCATGCTCGGAGATGTAGTCGCGGTCACAGCTCCTGAAAGAGACGATCGAAAGCCGCGACCGTCGGCGACGACCTTCCGATCAGCGCTCACGGAGAGAGAAGTCCTGACAGGGGCCCGGATGAACGATCGTGCGCCCGAGCGGGATCTGTCGAGGTTGGCCGTCCCCCGGTGGGGTCGGCTGGCGGAGACCGGCGACCGGTACGAGCCCTACCGGCTCGTCGGCGCCGACGGTGCGACCGTGGCGCCGGTCGCGATGTTCTTCCAGGAGCTGCTTGCAGCAGGGTAGGCGGCGGCGACCGTCCGTTCCTATGGCATGGACCTGCTGCGGTGGTGGCGGTTCCTGCACGCGGTCCAGGTGCCGTGGGATCGAGCGACGCGCGTGGATGCTCGGGATTTCAGCTGCTGGATCCAGCTGACGGTCAAGCCACGGGCGACCGCGGCCAGGCGGCCGGCCGGCAGCTTCGGCGCCCCGAACCCGGTGACGGGGAAAACGACCCTGGGGTCCGGCTATGCCCCGTCGACCGTCGCCCCAGTGAGACGGTGCTGCGCAGGTTCTATGACCTGCACCGTGATGCCGGATCCGGGCCGCTGCTCGACCCGTTCCCGCTGGATCTGGGGCGTCGCTCCGGCCGCGCGCACGCGCACCACAACCCGATGGACGCCTGGGCGCCAGAGCGGACAGGCCGCTACCGGCCGACGGTCGGGACGGGCTGGGACCTACAACGGACGGCGAAGTGAGGGGCGGGGCCTGGGTCGCTGAACTCACCGGCGACCTGCTCGACGGCTGGCCGAAGGGCACGCGGTTGATCTCCGCAAGGAACGTCCCCATCCCGGAGCCCAGTTGAGGATCATCGACGCGGATGACATGCGGACGACACCGCGCAGAACTAACCTCTTGCGTATGGGACTTGGGGATGTGACGCGTGCAGGAGTACTGGCTGCCGTCGAGGAGTGTCAGGACCTCGGGCGCGAAACCTTTCGCCGCCGGTACGGCTTCGGCCGAGCCATGGCGTATGAGCTGGTCTGGGATGGAAACCGCTACGACTCGAAGGCAATTGCAGGCGTAGCGCACCTCTACTCGGTCGGCGACCTGCTACCAGCTGATGGCTTCAGTGGTGGGGCGCGTACAGTGGCGCACCGTCTGCGCGCGCTCGGCTTCACTGTGGAGGACGGGACCGCTGTCACGCATGGGTCGCAGCAGATGGCGCCACAACTGGTTCTCCAGCCTCGCGGTGGGGCTCGGGACCGTGGCCCGCAAAACTTCGCCAGGTCTGTACGACAGGGCATCCCGATCGCAGATATCAAGGATGTACTTGGCGGGCAGGCGGATGCGCTCGCCGCTTTGTACCCGGACGGGATAGCTCGACTTTGGGGCTCCACCCCCACCACGCGAGTTAATAACGAAAAAGCAAAAGCTTTGCGAAGCCGGTGCGTTGGCGACGACGTGTTCTTCTATGCAGAGAGCCACTTCATCGCTCGCGCCCGCATCCTCCACCTATTCAACAGCTTGCCCGTGGCGCAGGCGGTTTGGGGGACCGATGAGGACAACGCCACCTGGGAACACATCATGGCGCTGGGAGACGTCGAGGAGTTTCCCGTACGCGTTCCTGCAGCTCCGGTGCTGCAGAGCCTGAGCGTTCCAGCGCCTCTACGGAGCCTCACCCTGAGGTCCGCCGAGGCCTACCGCCGTGTTGTCCAGTTCTTCCCGGATAGCCGCCAACCGGTCCCTACCCCACCTCAGGCAACACTTCCTGCTGCACCTCTACAGCTGACCTCGGCGGAGTTGCTAGACCGGGTCGGCTCTCTCAACATTCATCGTCATCCAAGGAACAAAGCTCCCAGCCGTCACCAGCCGCTGGCTTTGCTTTGGGCGGTCTCTCGGATCGCAGCGGGCAAGCCGCGGCTGGCACCTTGGTCCTGCTTCCGCGCGGAGGTCAGTCCACTCCTAGCCGAATTTGGACTGCCCGGTTCCAAGGTCACTCCCGAATATCCCTTCTGGCACCTGAAGGGCAATGACCTGTGGGAGGTACATGGGATAGAAAGCGATGCCAGCTCCATGCCGCAACCGGGAATCTTCAACAGGGTCCAACCCGTCGCAGGCCTTACTCATGCGGCCGCCGAACTGCTGCAGAACCCTCTGACTCGCCTGGAAGCCGTGGTCAAGCTGTGCAGCACCTATCTTGACGACGTCGATCAGCGC from Streptomyces sp. 6-11-2 encodes:
- a CDS encoding SWIM zinc finger family protein, encoding MTPARKAPRTGSRAFAATWWGQAWVDALEASTLDSGRLSRGRTYARKGMVGPVTVTPGVLRAEVEGSTPWPYDAAVHLRVLTDAQWDTLLAAIAAQAGRTAALLDGEMPTDLVDDARTAGIPLLPEPSELDPECSCPDWGYPCKHAAALCYATAAHLDDDPFWLFTLRGRTKDTVLAALRTRRQARTGAAPETGGTPRGQGVPARDAFASFDGVFTPPAPQTEGTESPPADPADPGSVPSPLTTTPPPDAPFTLDDLEALTRDTAQRARALAAGHTASLTCTPLDDAVRLAASGVGEHWFHQLVRSTGLPPFDFARLVRAQRHGGPAGVAVARAPLTPDPATMAAARAALCDPDNADNAETEDDTAGTVRVRVWRNRLTADDEGVQIRLGPDNRWHPYLREGRGSTTRWWPCAPATADPVAALVAARTAATRN
- a CDS encoding RNA-guided endonuclease TnpB family protein, which gives rise to MTTQQQETADAGCARYVYRLRVSATAEKLLTGEWGRCRWIWNECVARSKKAFADGETCGPARLDTMLTEARAGNAWLREGSSVPQQQIIRDFGRSRAKALKDIKAGLPMRRRAGMPGHKKLKDSRPSLNYTRRGFRLKDGRLHLAGGISLTVVWSRQLPAYPSSVRVYRDSLGHWYASFVLPTEVQPLPRTGAVIGVDWGVKELATTTSDAHDLPHPQHGRKAAGKLARYQRMMSRRKPHRGQAASKGYRKAQRQAAKLHQKIARQRQDTGRKWAKAVVRDHDAIAVEDFHPKFLAKSSMARKAADAAIGATKKALVEMGRKHGRAVYLVNPAHTTRDCARCGARAKHALLLSERTYTCTACGALSPRDKNSASVMLVRAGLTPAGAEGVRPSGALLQRAA
- a CDS encoding PP2C family protein-serine/threonine phosphatase yields the protein MSPRQSLVGLRQPWKTNHALVLLPVTLIVVITVVDLSIPQYIYLEPALVIAPALTPSFAGPRTTGLIGALAVAALVLISHFQAGLGDLNRIVQIVTLIVLSVTVVIYSALRDRRRAQLAQVRSVAEAAQRVLLWPLPEQIGPLKVASLYLPAEAEAQIGGDLYAVARTDGTVRILIGDVRGKGLPAIGEAAVLLGAFREGAHRQASLPELAATVEQSVTRYLTESEPAEEAGERFATALLVEIPDTDPVTRMTSCGHPPPLLISTGRSVTVPSLQPAPPMGVGLTGSGDHSLDVFSFEPGDTLLLYTDGVIEARDTRGRFYPLAERVAQWPQAGPESLLHHIRRDLLAHSGGRLDDDAALVALHRTPPAHRGQIIHRG
- a CDS encoding DUF952 domain-containing protein: MPKPQHIVHITERSLWETARESGTYEMSTRGRTLQQEGFVHFSTRDQLPRIAAFLYGDYEGPDELVVLVVDPARLDVPLRYEAMPPNGEEFPHVYGAVPVEAVVGVEPWG
- a CDS encoding HNH endonuclease, with amino-acid sequence MGLGDVTRAGVLAAVEECQDLGRETFRRRYGFGRAMAYELVWDGNRYDSKAIAGVAHLYSVGDLLPADGFSGGARTVAHRLRALGFTVEDGTAVTHGSQQMAPQLVLQPRGGARDRGPQNFARSVRQGIPIADIKDVLGGQADALAALYPDGIARLWGSTPTTRVNNEKAKALRSRCVGDDVFFYAESHFIARARILHLFNSLPVAQAVWGTDEDNATWEHIMALGDVEEFPVRVPAAPVLQSLSVPAPLRSLTLRSAEAYRRVVQFFPDSRQPVPTPPQATLPAAPLQLTSAELLDRVGSLNIHRHPRNKAPSRHQPLALLWAVSRIAAGKPRLAPWSCFRAEVSPLLAEFGLPGSKVTPEYPFWHLKGNDLWEVHGIESDASSMPQPGIFNRVQPVAGLTHAAAELLQNPLTRLEAVVKLCSTYLDDVDQRELLSRVGLAGYATADGLLDDGEDGRGQEAADEKRATGPTARRESTSSRLIRDAAIANRVKELHGHACQVCGTRLQYKHRPYSEAAHIRGLGSPHDGPDELQNLLCLCPNHHVLFDGLEIYIDVDGVVRQAHGGESLGHLRRHADHRIDEAYLRYHRTLCELNSLTTE